From a region of the Arachis ipaensis cultivar K30076 chromosome B09, Araip1.1, whole genome shotgun sequence genome:
- the LOC107618302 gene encoding F-box/kelch-repeat protein At3g23880-like — MSGNLLESTILLGDLIEEILVRVPASSLVKFKIVCKSWNALISSSKFAKKQLHRSTSDPTRIRPRLACLGSDISRRDKIRFYSVQSFFKNPSASAFTEDTCFQTDDELEIFGSCNGLLCIGLLKGKFRCRATRRCKSIRLWNPCTGSVSDWLKIVQEGCVHGFGYDHVHDKYKFLDCYWEHGHKVHTFGSNSCTTINQDLPFEQPWEWTGKFVNGTLNWAARPQGNLSKWKIISFDLANENFCQMSLPNRNDSDDHFFPVLGVWRDSLSVCFNENKSRLVLWVMKKYGVQESWTKLVTISSEDKVYTISCARFCPDLAVSFCPRSPDSISSFKLVMLRANSFKLTQWIYYIGPGDRHVYHESLVSPCHLGLPSFLYGSTIH, encoded by the coding sequence ATGAGCGGGAACCTGCTCGAAAGCACAATCCTTCTGGGCGACCTGATTGAGGAGATCCTGGTGAGGGTTCCGGCGAGTTCCCTTGTGAAATTCAAGATTGTGTGCAAGTCATGGAATGCACTAATTTCCAGCTCCAAATTCGCCAAAAAACAGCTTCACCGCTCAACCTCAGATCCAACCAGGATCCGCCCGCGACTGGCGTGCTTGGGAAGTGACATAAGTCGAAGGGACAAAATTCGATTTTACTCCGTACAATCTTTCTTCAAGAACCCATCCGCATCCGCTTTTACCGAAGATACCTGCTTCCAGACTGATGATGAACTGGAAATCTTTGGTTCCTGCAATGGCTTACTCTGCATCGGCTTGCTCAAGGGCAAGTTCAGGTGCCGTGCGACTCGCCGCTGTAAATCCATCAGATTGTGGAACCCTTGTACCGGATCGGTATCCGATTGGTTGAAAATTGTGCAAGAGGGTTGCGTGCATGGTTTTGGCTATGATCATGTGCATGATAAGTACAAGTTTCTTGATTGTTATTGGGAACACGGCCACAAAGTTCACACCTTCGGTTCGAATTCTTGCACAACCATCAATCAAGATCTTCCATTTGAGCAACCCTGGGAATGGACAGGGAAGTTTGTGAATGGCACTCTCAATTGGGCAGCTCGGCCGCAAGGCAACCTTTCCAAATGGAAAATCATTTCCTTTGACTTGGCCAACGAAAATTTTTGCCAAATGTCCCTCCCTAACAGGAATGATAGTGACGACCATTTTTTTCCTGTGTTGGGTGTCTGGAGGGACAGCCTTTCTGTTTGTTTCAATGAAAACAAGAGTCGTCTGGTTTTGTGGGTGATGAAGAAGTATGGGGTTCAAGAGTCTTGGACTAAGTTGGTCACCATATCTAGTGAGGATAAGGTATATACGATTAGTTGCGCACGGTTTTGTCCAGATCTGGCTGTTTCCTTTTGTCCGAGATCTCCTGATTCTATATCCTCCTTCAAATTAGTTATGCTTAGGGCAAATTCTTTCAAGCTAACACAATGGATTTACTACATAGGTCCCGGAGACCGCCATGTTTACCATGAAAGCTTGGTTTCGCCGTGCCATTTAGGTCTTCCAAGTTTCTTATATGGATCGACTATTCATTAA